A region from the Saccharomonospora azurea NA-128 genome encodes:
- a CDS encoding FecCD family ABC transporter permease has product MSDETPTSTPTASVAVRPVTGRVLRTRGEGVALRLSTRTLVVGVSLALALLATATITLTTGEFEVSLSEVLAVLVGQGDGAADFIVGTLRLPRLLTAVFVGAGLAVSGAILQSLLRNPLGSPDFVGFTNGASTGALVMIIVVGGTMTQVAVGALVGGLVTALLVYVLSYRRGVQGYRFVLIGVGINALALSVNSYLITRADIYDAVSAQAWLVGSVNSRSWDHVAVSGLALAVLLPLALSQVRALSMLELGDQSATALGVGVQRSRAILIASSVLLAGFATAAAGPIWFVALAAPQLARRLTRGAAPGLVTSALMGALLLAVSDLAMDRLFPAQQLPVGTATGCVGGLYLMWLLASEWRGKGRYA; this is encoded by the coding sequence GTGAGCGACGAGACCCCTACCTCCACGCCGACCGCGTCCGTCGCGGTCCGTCCCGTCACCGGTCGGGTGCTGCGCACGCGCGGTGAGGGTGTCGCGTTGCGCCTGTCCACGCGGACGCTGGTCGTCGGTGTGTCGCTGGCGCTGGCCCTTCTCGCCACGGCGACGATCACGCTGACCACGGGCGAGTTCGAGGTGTCGTTGTCGGAGGTCCTCGCCGTGCTCGTGGGGCAGGGCGACGGCGCCGCCGACTTCATCGTGGGCACCCTGCGGCTTCCTCGGCTGCTCACGGCCGTCTTCGTGGGAGCGGGTCTCGCCGTGAGCGGGGCGATCCTGCAGAGCCTGCTGCGCAACCCGCTCGGCAGTCCGGACTTCGTGGGCTTCACCAACGGCGCGTCGACCGGCGCCCTTGTGATGATCATCGTCGTCGGCGGCACGATGACGCAGGTCGCGGTCGGTGCGCTGGTCGGCGGGCTGGTCACGGCGCTGCTGGTCTACGTGCTGTCGTACCGGCGGGGCGTGCAGGGCTACCGGTTCGTGCTCATCGGCGTGGGTATCAATGCCCTCGCGTTGTCGGTGAACTCCTACCTGATCACCCGCGCGGACATCTACGACGCCGTGAGCGCGCAGGCGTGGCTGGTCGGCAGCGTCAACAGCCGCAGCTGGGACCACGTCGCCGTGTCGGGGCTGGCGCTCGCCGTGTTGCTTCCTCTGGCGCTGAGCCAGGTTCGCGCGTTGTCGATGCTGGAACTCGGGGACCAGTCCGCGACGGCGCTCGGTGTGGGTGTCCAGCGCAGCCGGGCGATCCTCATCGCGTCGAGCGTGCTGCTGGCCGGGTTCGCCACGGCGGCGGCCGGGCCGATCTGGTTCGTCGCGCTCGCCGCACCGCAACTGGCGCGGCGGCTCACGCGCGGCGCCGCGCCGGGGCTGGTCACGTCGGCGCTCATGGGCGCGTTGCTGCTGGCCGTCAGCGACCTGGCGATGGACCGGCTGTTCCCCGCCCAGCAGTTGCCCGTCGGTACCGCCACGGGCTGTGTGGGCGGGCTGTACCTGATGTGGTTGTTGGCGTCCGAGTGGCGCGGAAAGGGCAGGTACGCGTGA